The Neoarius graeffei isolate fNeoGra1 chromosome 25, fNeoGra1.pri, whole genome shotgun sequence genome includes a region encoding these proteins:
- the kcnj1b gene encoding ATP-sensitive inward rectifier potassium channel 1b has protein sequence MSPRSRVHPQTGRVNFQSYQGHFSADYLFRGTPTVFCETERWKDRSSSLPFTFCFMLLKVEEHFGRSGANLCVSGGMLQFIRKEVHNHEVERRIRRTRLVTKDGHCNIEFGNVAYHSHFAYLMDFWTTFVEIQWCFVILFFVTAFTGSWFVFGLLWYFIAKSNGDLEGENIPDGHLKCIENVNDLTSAFLYSLETQTTIGYGGRALTGHCAETVALLVVQSLMGAIINCFMCGLILAKISLPKNRAKTVIFSDTAVICLKNERLCLQIRVANLRKTLLIGSHIYGKLLKTSVTPDGEPIILDQVNVDFLVDAGKDNLFFVCPLTLYHVIDGSSPFSEMTVDTLLQQEIELVVFLEGMAESTSSSCQVRTSYIPREIQWGYCFLPIISRTEGGKYHVDFSNFSKTVPVATPHCPSCYLNKPNKDLVLHQHEQQGIDNPGFEIVMTEGFADNVQK, from the exons atgagTCCAAGAAGTCGGGTACACCCTCAAACAGGACGGGTTAATTTTCAGTCGTATCAAG GGCATTTCAGTGCGGATTACTTGTTTCGAGGCACTCCGACGGTGTTTTGTGAGACGGAGAGGTGGAAGGACAGAAGTTCCTCCTTGCCTTTTACATTTTGTTTCATGCTTTTAAAAGTTGAAGAGCACTTTGGTAGATCTGGTGCGAATCTCTGCGTCAGTGGAG GAATGTTGCAGTTCATCCGTAAGGAGGTTCATAATCATGAAGTGGAACGCAGGATTCGACGAACGCGCCTCGTGACCAAGGACGGCCACTGTAACATTGAATTTGGCAATGTTGCGTATCATAGCCATTTTGCTTACCTCATGGACTTTTGGACCACCTTTGTTGAGATCCAATGGTGTTTTGTTATACTTTTCTTTGTCACTGCTTTCACGGGGAGCTGGTTCGTCTTTGGCCTGCTGTGGTACTTCATTGCAAAAAGCAACGGAGACCTGGAGGGAGAGAACATTCCTGATGGGCATTTAAAGTGTATCGAGAACGTAAACGATCTCACAAGTGCCTTTCTGTATTCCTtagagacacagacgaccattggaTATGGTGGACGAGCTTTGACGGGTCACTGTGCTGAGACAGTAGCCCTTCTGGTCGTCCAGTCTCTAATGGGTGCCATTATAAACTGCTTCATGTGTGGCCTGATTCTCGCCAAAATCTCACTCCCAAAAAATCGAGCCAAGACTGTTATCTTTAGTGACACGGCTGTGATCTGTTTGAAAAACGAAAGGCTGTGCTTGCAGATCAGAGTCGCCAACCTTCGGAAGACATTGCTTATTGGCAGCCATATTTACGGCAAGCTCTTGAAAACCAGTGTCACTCCAGATGGAGAGCCCATCATCCTGGACCAGGTCAATGTTGACTTCCTGGTGGATGCTGGCAAGGATAACCTCTTCTTTGTTTGTCCACTAACTCTGTACCATGTAATTGACGGTTCTAGTCCTTTTTCAGAGATGACTGTTGATACACTTCTGCAGCAGGAGATTGAGCTGGTGGTCTTCCTGGAGGGTATGGCGGAATCCACGAGTTCCTCCTGCCAGGTCCGCACATCCTACATCCCACGTGAGATCCAGTGGGGTTACTGCTTCCTGCCCATCATCTCACGAACCGAAGGGGGCAAATACCATGTCGACTTCTCTAATTTCTCTAAAACTGTTCCAGTAGCCACACCTCACTGCCCCAGCTGCTATCTAAATAAACCAAACAAAGATCTTGTTCTTCACCAGCATGAGCAGCAAGGCATCGACAATCCTGGGTTTGAGATAGTTATGACTGAAGGTTTTGCAGACAATGTGCAAAAGTGA